From the Primulina tabacum isolate GXHZ01 chromosome 3, ASM2559414v2, whole genome shotgun sequence genome, one window contains:
- the LOC142538525 gene encoding beta-glucosidase 13-like — protein sequence MENIIFFMFFLLCLLSLTFGLNDLSNFSRSSFPTGFVFGAASAAYQYEGGAFEGGKGASIWDTFTHRFPEKISDGSNGDVAIDLYHLYKDDVKLMKSIGLDAFRMSISWPRILPNGKLSGGVNKEGIAFYNNLIDELLANGITPFVTLFHWDLPQALEDEHRGFLSPLIVDDFKDFAEICFKEFGDRVKNWITLNEPFSFANGGYDGGVVGNLAPLRCSPWANCQQGNSATEPYVVAHHLLLWHAQAAKLYKQTYLPIQKGQIGVTLVTHWIVPYSSSILDVKAAQRALDFMYGWFVNPLVYGEYPMIMREILGNRLPEFTNDQTTLLKGSFDFLGLNYYTGNYAAHVPSSNGVNVSSSTDNMARLSTDIDGVPIGDPTGVSSFYVYPKGLRDLLIYTKEIYNNPTIYITENGMGDLNSGNFKVDTEDSQRTDFYNRHLRAVREAIEHGVNIKGYFAWSFLDNFEWNSGYTLRFGLCHVDYKNGLKRTLKSSALWLKNCLQKTEFHSSNQTAFHCILYPDMNLDYILRTLKNE from the exons atggagaatattatattttttatgttcTTTCTGTTGTGCTTATTATCACTTACGTTTGGATTAAACGATTTATCGAATTTCAGTCGCAGCAGCTTCCCAACTGGTTTTGTATTCGGGGCTGCCTCTGCTGCTTACCAA TACGAAGGTGGTGCATTTGAAGGTGGAAAAGGAGCGAGTATATGGGATACTTTCACACATAGATTTCCAGAGAAAATATCTGACGGGAGTAACGGAGACGTCGCCATCGATTTGTATCATCTATATAAG GATGATGTGAAACTGATGAAGTCGATAGGACTCGATGCTTTCAGAATGTCTATTTCTTGGCCTCGGATATTACCAA ATGGGAAGCTGAGCGGGGGAGTGAACAAGGAAGGGATTGCTTTTTACAACAATCTGATCGACGAGCTGCTTGCAAACg GGATAACTCCATTCGTGACTCTATTCCATTGGGATCTTCCTCAAGCACTAGAAGACGAGCATAGAGGGTTTTTAAGCCCACTCATTGT AGATGATTTTAAAGATTTTGCGGAGATCTGCTTCAAAGAGTTTGGAGACCGTGTGAAGAACTGGATCACACTGAACGAGCCCTTCTCTTTCGCCAATGGTGGTTACGACGGTGGAGTCGTCGGAAACCTCGCGCCTTTGAGGTGCTCTCCTTGGGCCAATTGCCAACAAGGGAATTCGGCCACCGAGCCTTATGTTGTGGCTCACCATCTTCTACTTTGGCATGCACAAGCTGCTAAACTATACAAACAAACATACCTG CCAATTCAGAAAGGGCAAATTGGGGTGACCCTAGTGACACATTGGATTGTCCCCTACTCCAGTAGCATACTCGATGTTAAAGCTGCGCAACGAGCTCTTGATTTTATGTATGGATG GTTCGTAAATCCTTTGGTTTACGGCGAATATCCGATGATTATGCGAGAAATTCTAGGAAATAGACTGCCGGAATTCACCAATGACCAAACGACGCTGCTGAAAGGGTCTTTCGACTTCTTGGGTTTGAACTACTACACAGGGAATTACGCAGCTCATGTTCCCTCTAGCAATGGCGTCAACGTGAGTAGCAGCACAGACAATATGGCCCGTCTCTCAA CTGATATCGATGGAGTGCCTATTGGTGATCCG actGGAGTGAGTAGTTTCTATGTTTACCCAAAGGGTCTCCGAGATCTTTTAATCTATACAAAAGAGATATACAACAATCCAACGATCTATATAACAGAAAATG GCATGGGAGACCTTAACAGTGGAAACTTCAAGGTGGATACCGAAGATTCACAGAGAACAGATTTCTACAATCGCCATCTTCGTGCTGTTAGAGAGGCCATCGA ACATGGTGTCAATATCAAAGGTTACTTCGCATGGTCTTTTCTGGATAATTTTGAGTGGAATTCTGGCTACACCCTGCGCTTCGGGCTTTGCCATGTTGACTACAAAAATGGATTGAAAAGAACCCTAAAAAGTTCGGCTCTTTGGCTCAAGAATTGCCTCCAAAAGACAGAATTTCATAGTTCGAACCAAACGGCTTTTCATTGTATATTATATCCTGATATGAACTTGGATTACATCCTAAGAACTTTAAAGAATGAATAA
- the LOC142538524 gene encoding uncharacterized protein LOC142538524, which yields MAEGILLFKRMSHRWIIANEWNRTIVIPFLEANYDIRSVKEAVAHMSELKLCRRLLLVNQGKTCAFLAHIGSAASSPHTMCERRAENLMRPSQHTDKVMHAQSKEEKEKNRLRLSTSIVAAFAKVNIEIDEVVLENAPKNAQYIAPEIQKEILHIMANRVRQMVREEVGDKYFCILVDEARDISKREQMAIILRFVNNHGILTERFFAIKSVSDTTSMNLKNMISNVLVHHDLYVKKIRVQGYDGASNMRGAWNGLQALFLKDCPYAYYVHCFAHRLQLTLVSAAKDVSVIWEFFSHLDNIVNIVTSSTKRIAELRTAQRNEIEYMLSIGERDSGSGANQIAIDFILMELNTRFNESSVELLSLSTALDPKNSFDSFNSDDICKLAKKFYPGDFTDQEIVALVV from the exons ATGGCTGAGGGGATATTGCT GTTCAAACGCATGAGTCATCGATGGATCATCGCGAATGAATGGAATCGAACAATTGTAATTCCCTTTCTCGAAGCTAATTATGATATCCGCTCTGTTAAAGAAGCTGTTGCTCACATGAGTGAACTTAAACTTTGCCGCAGATTGCTATT GGTAAACCAAGGAAAAACATGTGCTTTTCTTGCCCATATTGGTTCTGCAGCTTCTTCACCTCATACTATGTGTGAgagaagggctgaaaatttgatgAGGCCCTCACAACATACTGATAAAGTGATGCATGCACAATCTAAagaggaaaaagagaaaaatcgtCTGCGTTTGAGCACCTCAATTGTAGCT GCTTTTGCAAAAGTGAATATAGAAATTGATGAAGTTGTGCTTGAGAATGCTCCAAAAAATGCCCAATATATCGCTCCAGAAATTCAGAAAGAGATTTTACATATTATGGCCAATAGAGTACGACAGATGGTTcgtgaagaagttggagataaATACTTCTGTATTCTTGTTGATGAAGCCCGAGATATATCTAAACGAGAGCAAATGGCCATTATATTGAGGTTTGTGAACAATCatgggattttgacagaaagATTTTTTGCCATCAAAAGTGTTAGTGACACTACCtcaatgaatttgaaaaatatgataTCAAATGTTCTTGTTCATCATGATCTCTATGTTAAGAAAATCAGAGTCCAAGGATATGATGGTGCAAGCAATATGCGTGGAGCGTGGAATGGACTTCAAGcattatttctcaaagattgtcCCTATGCATACTATGTCCATTGTTTTGCACATCGTTTACAACTGACATTGGTTTCTGCAGCTAAGGATGTTAGTGTTATTTGGGAATTCTTTTCTCATTTGGACAATATTGTTAATATTGTCACTTCTTCTACTAAGCGCATTGCTGAATTACGTACTGCACAGAGAAATGAAATTGAGTATATGTTGTCAATTGGAGAACGTGATTCTGGAAGTGGTGCAAACCAGATTG CAATAGATTTCATTTTGATGGAGTTAAATACTCGGTTCAATGAGTCATCGGTGGAACTTCTTTCTCTTAGTACAGCTTTAGATCCTAAAAATTCATTTGACTCATTTAACAGTGATGATATTTGCAAGCTTGCGAAGAAGTTTTATCCTGGAGATTTCACAGATCAAGAAATTGTTGCTTTAGTAGTATGA